The DNA sequence aaaatgtcctcacacacacacacacacacacacacacacacacacacacacacacacacacacacacacacacaataatccTGGCCAGCTCTTGACACAGGTTTCCTCCTCTACATTCAGTCTGAAAGCACAACCTTCTAGCCACAGTGGGTTGAGACGAGGTTCTGCACAGACTTCTGCACCGCAAGCGTCGGCGTTCcactcatttgtgtgtgttgtttgtagATTTAGGTGTTGTCTCCATGGAAGCTAATGCCCTCCACGATTTCACAGCAACATCTGAGGATGAGCTGAGCTTTGAGAAAGGCTCCATCGTCAAGGTGCGCTGTTCTCACGTACGCTATGACCTCATTTGACTTAAGATGCTGTTTGATTTATTCCATTTTCTGTGACCATGTTGTGTTCATGTTGGTTATCTTTCGCATCCCCCGACCAGAATCATAGTTGATTATCTGAGCACAAATATGCTGGGATGATTTTGGTCTCGGTAACTTTCTGGATTTGAAAAAGATAATAGGTGCGTGGAATAAAAGAAAGACACAATATTTGAGCTGCTGCAATTAAATTTGATTCAATTTGCGATGAGGTTTTGGAATTTGTGCTCGGTTCCATTTTTACATAATTAGGTGTTCATGGGCGGCGgtctggaggagatgagggggaTTCAAGCCCATAACAACTTGGGAGGTGTTCttgtagtaggggaaggtgtcGGGAAACTTGGGGGTACTGCTGAGGTACCTTTTAAGGTTCCTACCGAACCCAAAAATGCACAACGACTCACTCAGGGATAGGCACCCTGCCCCTTGACCCCAAAAGGTCAGGAAAAGAATTGCCTGTTGGCAATGAGGGGCTGAACAGGGAGAACCTGCTGGTCCACTCCATGGGCAGAAGCGACGATGACGGAATAATAATTAAGTCTGCCGCCTTCTGCAATTAGCGTGACGAGCCAGATATGCGGCAGTTTACGTTGGAAATTCTGGAGAGATTTCTGCatgttgtttgtctttcagtTCCAACTAGGAATAGGGAATAGGGGACATTCACCTCTTTTAAATTAGAGACCAATCAAAGTACTGAAAAAGAGTGGATGAGCAACATCAGCAGGGAAGCTGAGCTTGTTTTCAGCACGACGGTGTTGCCCACCGCCATTCCATTAACTCTTCTGAGATTGCCTCACGCCAGTCAGAGGGATCGTTAAAATAAACTACTACAAGCTCGGCTTCCATTAAGCCCCTCGAACGACGACCGAAAagtgaagaaaacaaagacgCTTTGATTGCAAATGTTACTGTTTGGCTGCATCCATAACAGGAAGAACTAATGTCCATAATGATCATCTAGATACCTGCAGAACACGTGGGTTGAGAGGACATCACCACTGACAGCTGAAGGACAGATTTAGAACACTGTTGCATAGGAGAAGCAGCTTAAAACTACAACAAACTCCAGCTATTTAGTCCACCCTAGTGTTTATAAGTGCTTAAAACTGGGCGTTATTGTATGTGTTACCCTTCCCTCTCTGCAGATCTTGAAAAAAGGCCCCCACTGGCACAGGGCAGAgcaagagggaagagagggcCTGGTTCCAAACAACTATGTAAAGATTTCCCCTGAACCGTAAGTCACTAATGTTTCGATTTGTAATGACAGATTTCTGTTCAGCAAAAGTCAACCAGGAACAATGTGAACACGCTGACCCCAAATGGGAACATTTGTTCTtggaatattatatattcattGCTTTTCCTGCAAAtccttgtatgtgtgtgtttttttttattatttggagTCCTGTTATTATTGAAGCCAGATCAGCTGAGACCAGATGCTGCTCCAAGTTGATGAGGTTTATTACTCAAGTGACAATCAGTGACGGGGCTTTTTACAGATGGTTCAGCCCAGATGTGACCAAGGACGAAGCCGAGCGATTGCTGCATCTGTACCCGGAGGGCGGGTTCATCATGCGGGAGAGTCAGGGCACTCCTGGGGATTTTGTCCTTTCTGTCAGGTCACTCCTGGATTTACATCTCCATCATAATACactataataaaaataatagtaACTCAACATTTAAACCATCACAATGGAGTCAGTCCTGTAACTCCAgtctgggggggaggggttgttTTAGAGATGTGTTACTCAACAACTGAGACACAACTCCTGCCTGTTATTTTAGAAGACAGGAAGGCTACAAACGATAGACGTGTGATAGACGTGCAGTCCATGACCACAGTCGTGGGGAAATACTGCAAATATTACCGGGGAACTGTTGGCAGTTAAAAGCAACAGTGTATGAAACTGGTTCCAATGGCTTAAAAATGATCTAATTTCTGGTAATGATCATTTCCTTCATCTTTCAACAATCATtgatttttgtcctttttttttgtccaacTCAGGTTTAAAAATGGTGTCCAACATTTTAAGGTGTTGCGCGATGGCGCAGGAAATTACTTCCTTTGGATTGTAAAATTTAAGTCCCTAAACTTGTTGGTGAACTATCACCAAAAGAGTTTGATCAGTCGGACTGAAAAAATCTACCTCCGTCTCCCAGATATGGTCAgactcagaaacacacaccacacacccgcACCAATGTGAGGTGCACATCAACATTTATTCCATGTGAAATCCACGTTTTTAAGTAACTATGATTTTGTTTTGTCCATAAAGTGCACGGCGGTGTTTGACTTTGATGGAAAGGAGGCTAATGAGCTCAGTTTCAAAGCTGGAGATTGCATCATGGTCCTGGAGAAGTCACACGCTGACTGGTGGAAAGGATCATGCAACGGAAAAGTCGGAGACTTTCCCCGCACCTATGTGAAGTCCACTGAATATTAAGTCATTGGAAAGGATGTGTGAGTTGAGACATCATGTAccagagggggggaaagaggagagatgAAGGTGGTAATGAAGTGTATTTCTGTCAGCAAATACCCTGCAGCCAGTTGGGGTTTTGAACGctactttttaaattttaatgaaattttcaaCCACTTCTGTCTATTTTTGCTGCTCTTTTCAGTGCTGCCTGTTGAATGTGTAACATGTATGAATTATTCTGTTTTGCTGTATCTGGATCTGGGTGGCAATTTTTGGCGAACTAACTGATTCATTTCTCTATATTGGACTAATAAACCATCAAACTCGTGGAAAAATGTCAATTCCTAATTAGAATCACACATACTGAAAGGAAACATTGTAACAAAAGCATTTGTAACATGCTCAAGTTTTGACCAGAACACTGGCAGTAATCAGAAAAGACAAATACTAATTGGCTGTAATTTTTATTAAAACTCTGTAACATATTTTTTATTGAgttcaaagaaagaaagaaagaaatatttgTCCTCCAAGTTGGAGCGTTGACACGTTTTATCCGACGGTCATGGAAGGCATCAGGAGTCACGCGTTGCGTTCACGTACAGCCGCAAAATGGCGGATGATGGAGAGTCGCTGGAGTCCTGGCTCAGTAAGTTACGCTTAATTTCCCCTCCGAAGTTTAGTGATAAAAAGTGTTTGTTATCAACAGCTTGTCTTGATACTACTAAAAAAATATGGCGAAAATAAAACTGTCCTTCGTTAATCAGACTTTGAACTCTCGTTCAATATTCGCAGACAGCTGCTTGTAAGtgaaattatttttcttttctttgtaaatAATCACTTCAGATGTTTTTGTGCGAGCTTAGTCTGATGGGCCTGAAATGTGCACAACAACCTAAAAACCATATTGATTGTAAAACCTCTCATGCTGGGTATTATTTAGTGCGGATTCTTTCTGGACTTCTGGTGTAAAGGCTGGAGGCGTCAGCTGCTTTTTGTGCAGTTTGCTGCAGGAATTGCAGCAGCAAAACCAAACGGGGAAGTTTAACAAGTCGATTCATCACAGAAAAAAGTGTGGAAAAACGATGAAGCTGAGGCCTGTGTTGTTGCCTGACGAGGACGAGCAGAGCTGTCTGTGTGCAGATATGTAGATCATGTCTCAATCTTACAGACAGAGCCACCAACCCTTCCAACAGACAGGAGGATTGGGAGTATATCATGGGATTCTGTGACCAGGTCAATAAGGAGCTGGAAGGGTACGGTCACATTGTTTCAATTCATGCATTCTTGCTTAAGTTCCACTCATAATGTGGCGTATTGTGTTAAAGGTTGTGTTGTGGAGGAAGATTTGGTTTTGGTTACTTCTAGGTCattgattttgtattttctgaattctttgggtttatttttcaGCCCCCAAATATCTGCTAAACTTTTGGTTCACAAAATCCAGAGTCCCCAGGAATGGGAGGCTTTACAATCATTAACAGTATGTATTGCCCTCCTGTTTTTACTGCCTTATTATATTAGAACATTTTGCATCGCACCAAACTAATGATGCATTCATGCGcgctctttgtctttgcaggttCTTGAGGCTTGCATGAAGAACTGTGGGAGACGATTTCACAATGAAGTTGGGAAATTTAGGTTTCTAAACGAGTTGGTGAAAGTCATTTCACCCAAAGTACGCGACCTGATTCATTCACCCCGTGTTTAAAAGCTGTTTGGATTTCTGTGCGATATGAATGGATGCGTGAATCGGTGTTTAGTGTCACTGGAGGTTTGGCTTACATCTGTTGTTGTTTAGTATCTAGGTGATAAAGTATCAGAGAGAGTGAAGCTTAAAGTGATAactatgctgcacagctggacAGTGTCTCTACCCGACGAAGCAAAGATCAGTGAGGCGTATCGCATGCTGAAACTACAGGGTGAGAGAGGTGACCCGTCACTACAAAACTGTTCAAAAATTGACACACAACATGACAATGACGTCCAAATATACAACGGGACTCTTTGTTTCATCATCTTGGATGCAGCAAATCAGCATTTCCGAGGTGCCTTCTCTTTTTTGTTGTCCTTTTTAATGTTAGGCGTTGTGCTGGCTGACCCTGAAGTCCCTCTTGATGCTGCTTTAGTCCCGCCACCTTCCCCGCCATCAATCAATCCTGTGTTTTCTGATGAGAAAAAGAGCAAGGTAACAATGTGTAGGGAAACTTAAGCCCCTCTTGACCCCTGATGTGATTAATCTCAGAGTCTCACTGAATGTATATTTAGGGTAGACGACAATGCATCTTAGGATGAAGCTTCTCACTTTAAAGGGTCTCATTTCTGGTGTTTAATTATAAACCGTCACTCTGGTGGCTCCACAGAGATTAGCCGAGCTCCTGAAGAGCAAAAAGCCTGAAGATCTGCAGGAGGCCAACAGGTTCATCAAAACCATGGTCAAAGAGGTGACTTCATCTAAACCTGTTACATGCTAACTTCACAGCTGGGTTTAGGAGCTAAATCGGGCTCTGCTTCAGGAAATATCTGCATATAACTACTTGAACATGTAGGTGCTGTGACCAACAGTCTTACAGCTGAACTTATGGCTGCGGGGTGTCCTCTCATTTTGCTGTTTATTTATCTGAATGGAGTTTCTCAATTTGCACATGAGAAAATGTAATTACATTTCCCCCCCAGTTAATCCCCATCTTCAGCAGTTTTTCCTGTAATCCTGGTGCCGCTGGCCCTCTGGGGTGTTtccgggatgggggggggtcgggtTGCCACCTGCTTGCTTTGGGAATTGCTGCAAGGATTCTGTCCCAATTAATAAAGCAAATCTGTCTCTAAAAAAGTGCCCTGCAACGGACCACAAATGTAGTTTCTTTCTCTCACTTTGATGTTCCAGGATGAGGTGAGAATGCAGAAGGCAtctaaacaaaaaaacaccctgGAAGCCGCTGACAGCTGCGTCAATCTTCTCAATGAGATGCTTGCACATTTTAGCCCAGAGGGGTCCACTGACGGAGacaaggagctgcttaaggttTGGCACCCATGGTGACGCCGCTTCCATCTTTAAGGTGTGACCATTTACGTAGGTGGATTTTCTCCAGGAGCTGCATGATGATTGTGACAAGCTGAGGCAAACAGTGATTCAGCTGGCGACTGAGAGTGAAGATAATGACAGCAGCTTGGGTGAGCTTTATACGCAcgtataagaaaaaaaaaaaacccaacaagaTCCACTCAGACCACAGTTTCCTGCAAAAACATTCTGCTCGTGTGGTTCCTAAATGTATCGCTgtgggaaaagtgtgtgtgaaatgcaaatgtgacattttaaaatgcatttaggCGACATCCTGCAGGCAAGTGACCACCTCTCCCATGCCATTAATTCCTATGAGAAGATCGTGGATGGAAAAATGGAAAGGACACCACAAAAACGGGCAAGAAAAGGTAGGTTTTGTTGGTGGTGTGGTGTATTTGTGTTGCTTCTGTGGGAATGGTAGCATCCTAATGATGTCTGAACCCTACATAGTCCACTCAATAGTGTCTGAATTGTTAGTGAGcgtcgctgtaccctatgtagtgcactcaatgtatcccacaatgcactgcgaaaagtagtgtacaagcgagcaccctaactcggaaaatgtatcccatcagcctttacggtatcacgtgattcCAAcgggatacatttttttatgtaatttctactgtgcggtttgatatatgaaatttttggaaatgttttttcaGTAgaggtccaatatgatcatcttaaaatattaaaacataaatgtgtaaaacaaaaatcaatcaatcttcactgatccccaccgcccctcacttaaaattgttcttcagaatcgtctgttcctcaccaggcgacagaatctcaggaaaagaatatttacaaagatgaaaagtagctctggatccattttttgatggaaaattgctttattaaatgttttctctacagcggaatatgactttagaatgttctatcacctcttggcttgaaaatgtcaatgacactaattattttaggtaataagtaattattattgtattattattgacattaatatttcattttattatataaagttaattattgggtaaaatattgcattttcataaaatgaccgctgaatgtatttctgatgggttaaaataattaaatggacctggccacttttcccagCGACCAGTTCCTAATTATTATCACTTTACGTGCACCGAAAATGGCGCCGTTGtctgaatactaactttaaattgagtgcacgacgtagttcactcaatccatgtcccccatgtatgAATCAGATGCTGGATCAGTATTGGCAACAAAAGGTGAAAATGAGCTTTGGAAACATTGATTTTTGTCTGCTAAacactgctgttttttttttttttaatttcctttaaTTATTTAGTTGATAAGCTGAAATTCCACATGGATTTTCGGCCGTGTTAAACTTCTGTACCAGATTGACGTCAGCACCGGTCGAGCAGTTTCGTCTTTTTCTActgataaatataaaacattgtCCTTGGTTGTTTGTGTATGTACTGTTATGACAGCAATGCTGCTTACAAATAATCACAAAATAAGTCCAAGTCATAGTTACGGCCTTGACAGCGAGAGTGCTTGTTTGCCGACTTGATATTCGGACACAGTGTTCCATTAACTGGCTGAGATGTCTTTAGAGGATGAGACCTGAGTAAAAAAACAGAATATAATGAGAAATGTTTCTTATAGCTCTCTGTTTAGGAGTCTTGGAAGGTGAAAGTGTACTTTCCAGGGGCAGTGAGCGAGTAGCTTGAGGACTTGTGCAGAAGTTTGtcacttttttttgtcaattCCTCATTTTTCACCGCTTAGGGCCCAGCTGCTCGCAGAGCTCTGACATCCTGATCGACCTGCTGGATGTGGACGTCCAAAGCGTCTCACAAACTCAGCAGCAAACTCCAGCATCCTCAACATCTCCCCCCACGGACCTGTGGGGGCTTTCTGCCACTGAGCCTCACCTTTCTggccacagcgccccctctgcTGCACCCTCCCTGCTGGACGACGAGCCGCTGTCTTTAAGTAACGTATATTTTTAGCAGTTTACCAAGTTTTCCAAGTTGCTCTTCATATGAAGTTACAAGCTTCCGGTTTCTGTCCAGGATTCCTGGATATTCCTGCTGCACGTAACCCAGCACATGTCAACCAAAGCCATCATATTCCAACTTCACAGGTATTTATATCAATAACGATGTATTTCTGTTCATTAGAGCTTTTGATGATTATTACTGTAGATATAATATTTAATAGCTTTTTCTttggttgtttattttttttaaccaggcGTTACCAGCATCTAATCAAGACGTGGACCTTTTGGACATCTCATCTTCGGTTCCTGCTTGTTCTTCACCTTTACTTTTTGCAGATGTTCTCCCAGCAACCAGAGTGGACTCGGCTCCCACACCCAGCCCTTGGCCTGGATTGTCCACACCGGCGTCTACGCTGTCCGCTTCGGCAGCGTCTGTCTCGTCTCTGCACCCTGGCAGCTCAGTGCTGGTCACCACGCTCCCCCCTGCCCTCCCTCGCTCAGTCAGCCTGGCCTCACCAGTTCATGCTGGCCCCCCTGTCCCTCCGCCAcagctcttctcttctcctggagTATCTCACACCACCTCGGCCTCTTTAAATCAAATGCTGCAAGACCTTGATTTGTTGGATCTGGGCAGTTCCACAGCGTGCGTAATAAGTTGTTCTTTCTGCTGATAATTGTCCCCCAAGAACAAAAATCTGAACGTTAGCACTTAAAATATCCAAGAATCTTGATGTGAGACTCATCAGATCTCTTGCATTAGCCTTGACAGATAAACGGGAGAAAGGGGGGTGTTTATCCCTCTTAGTTGGTTTATTAGTATGTTTTTATGGATCTTTTGGGGCAGGAGATGAGGCTGGATGAAGGTGCTGATCACCCaacttgttttctctcttccagcATCACCACGACACCCCTCCCACTCATCAGGGACACACAGGCAGCATCTACAGTCCCATCTGCCAAGATTCACGAAGATTTCTGCACTCTGCTCCACCCGACAGCCACCTCCAACCTCCCTCTAATCCAGCCTACCTCCTTCTCGGGACAAGAGACGTCCCTCAGTGATGTCTTTGTCCCTTTGAGTGACATCAAGCCAAGTGAGCGAAGGGATCTGCAGTGATTCCGAGACACATGTTGTACTTAGAATGTAGATCATTCGTTCTGTGGAGAACATGTCACACTGTGGGAACAATGGTGGGAGGTCACTACTAATGACCTCTGCGTTGCACTTCAGGTCAAATGCGTCCCGTGATGGCGTGCGACAGAAACGGGATCCGCTTTCTCCTGCATTTCGCCACCGACTGTCCAGCAGGCAGACCAGATGTTCTGGTGATGGTAGCATCTATACTTAGTACAGCCCC is a window from the Takifugu rubripes chromosome 17, fTakRub1.2, whole genome shotgun sequence genome containing:
- the grb2a gene encoding growth factor receptor-bound protein 2a isoform X2, with amino-acid sequence MEANALHDFTATSEDELSFEKGSIVKILKKGPHWHRAEQEGREGLVPNNYVKISPEPWFSPDVTKDEAERLLHLYPEGGFIMRESQGTPGDFVLSVRFKNGVQHFKVLRDGAGNYFLWIVKFKSLNLLVNYHQKSLISRTEKIYLRLPDMCTAVFDFDGKEANELSFKAGDCIMVLEKSHADWWKGSCNGKVGDFPRTYVKSTEY
- the grb2a gene encoding growth factor receptor-bound protein 2a isoform X1 codes for the protein MEANALHDFTATSEDELSFEKGSIVKVRCSHILKKGPHWHRAEQEGREGLVPNNYVKISPEPWFSPDVTKDEAERLLHLYPEGGFIMRESQGTPGDFVLSVRFKNGVQHFKVLRDGAGNYFLWIVKFKSLNLLVNYHQKSLISRTEKIYLRLPDMCTAVFDFDGKEANELSFKAGDCIMVLEKSHADWWKGSCNGKVGDFPRTYVKSTEY
- the grb2a gene encoding growth factor receptor-bound protein 2a isoform X3, giving the protein MEANALHDFTATSEDELSFEKGSIVKVRCSHILKKGPHWHRAEQEGREGLVPNNYVKISPEPFKNGVQHFKVLRDGAGNYFLWIVKFKSLNLLVNYHQKSLISRTEKIYLRLPDMCTAVFDFDGKEANELSFKAGDCIMVLEKSHADWWKGSCNGKVGDFPRTYVKSTEY
- the grb2a gene encoding growth factor receptor-bound protein 2a isoform X4; the encoded protein is MEANALHDFTATSEDELSFEKGSIVKILKKGPHWHRAEQEGREGLVPNNYVKISPEPFKNGVQHFKVLRDGAGNYFLWIVKFKSLNLLVNYHQKSLISRTEKIYLRLPDMCTAVFDFDGKEANELSFKAGDCIMVLEKSHADWWKGSCNGKVGDFPRTYVKSTEY
- the gga3a gene encoding ADP-ribosylation factor-binding protein GGA3a isoform X1, with translation MADDGESLESWLNRATNPSNRQEDWEYIMGFCDQVNKELEGPQISAKLLVHKIQSPQEWEALQSLTVLEACMKNCGRRFHNEVGKFRFLNELVKVISPKYLGDKVSERVKLKVITMLHSWTVSLPDEAKISEAYRMLKLQGVVLADPEVPLDAALVPPPSPPSINPVFSDEKKSKRLAELLKSKKPEDLQEANRFIKTMVKEDEVRMQKASKQKNTLEAADSCVNLLNEMLAHFSPEGSTDGDKELLKELHDDCDKLRQTVIQLATESEDNDSSLGDILQASDHLSHAINSYEKIVDGKMERTPQKRARKGPSCSQSSDILIDLLDVDVQSVSQTQQQTPASSTSPPTDLWGLSATEPHLSGHSAPSAAPSLLDDEPLSLRFLDIPAARNPAHVNQSHHIPTSQALPASNQDVDLLDISSSVPACSSPLLFADVLPATRVDSAPTPSPWPGLSTPASTLSASAASVSSLHPGSSVLVTTLPPALPRSVSLASPVHAGPPVPPPQLFSSPGVSHTTSASLNQMLQDLDLLDLGSSTAITTTPLPLIRDTQAASTVPSAKIHEDFCTLLHPTATSNLPLIQPTSFSGQETSLSDVFVPLSDIKPSQMRPVMACDRNGIRFLLHFATDCPAGRPDVLVMVASILSTAPLPVRDVVLQAAVPKMMKMRLQQPSGRELAPFNPIHPPAAITQVMLLANPLKVKVRLRYKLTFTLGAQSCTEVGEVNEFPTADTLGALPDNSESPKTGFEEGCQGQRLVLMNDNTWNCNH
- the gga3a gene encoding ADP-ribosylation factor-binding protein GGA3a isoform X2 gives rise to the protein MGFCDQVNKELEGPQISAKLLVHKIQSPQEWEALQSLTVLEACMKNCGRRFHNEVGKFRFLNELVKVISPKYLGDKVSERVKLKVITMLHSWTVSLPDEAKISEAYRMLKLQGVVLADPEVPLDAALVPPPSPPSINPVFSDEKKSKRLAELLKSKKPEDLQEANRFIKTMVKEDEVRMQKASKQKNTLEAADSCVNLLNEMLAHFSPEGSTDGDKELLKELHDDCDKLRQTVIQLATESEDNDSSLGDILQASDHLSHAINSYEKIVDGKMERTPQKRARKGPSCSQSSDILIDLLDVDVQSVSQTQQQTPASSTSPPTDLWGLSATEPHLSGHSAPSAAPSLLDDEPLSLRFLDIPAARNPAHVNQSHHIPTSQALPASNQDVDLLDISSSVPACSSPLLFADVLPATRVDSAPTPSPWPGLSTPASTLSASAASVSSLHPGSSVLVTTLPPALPRSVSLASPVHAGPPVPPPQLFSSPGVSHTTSASLNQMLQDLDLLDLGSSTAITTTPLPLIRDTQAASTVPSAKIHEDFCTLLHPTATSNLPLIQPTSFSGQETSLSDVFVPLSDIKPSQMRPVMACDRNGIRFLLHFATDCPAGRPDVLVMVASILSTAPLPVRDVVLQAAVPKMMKMRLQQPSGRELAPFNPIHPPAAITQVMLLANPLKVKVRLRYKLTFTLGAQSCTEVGEVNEFPTADTLGALPDNSESPKTGFEEGCQGQRLVLMNDNTWNCNH
- the gga3a gene encoding ADP-ribosylation factor-binding protein GGA3a isoform X3, which codes for MLKLQGVVLADPEVPLDAALVPPPSPPSINPVFSDEKKSKRLAELLKSKKPEDLQEANRFIKTMVKEDEVRMQKASKQKNTLEAADSCVNLLNEMLAHFSPEGSTDGDKELLKELHDDCDKLRQTVIQLATESEDNDSSLGDILQASDHLSHAINSYEKIVDGKMERTPQKRARKGPSCSQSSDILIDLLDVDVQSVSQTQQQTPASSTSPPTDLWGLSATEPHLSGHSAPSAAPSLLDDEPLSLRFLDIPAARNPAHVNQSHHIPTSQALPASNQDVDLLDISSSVPACSSPLLFADVLPATRVDSAPTPSPWPGLSTPASTLSASAASVSSLHPGSSVLVTTLPPALPRSVSLASPVHAGPPVPPPQLFSSPGVSHTTSASLNQMLQDLDLLDLGSSTAITTTPLPLIRDTQAASTVPSAKIHEDFCTLLHPTATSNLPLIQPTSFSGQETSLSDVFVPLSDIKPSQMRPVMACDRNGIRFLLHFATDCPAGRPDVLVMVASILSTAPLPVRDVVLQAAVPKMMKMRLQQPSGRELAPFNPIHPPAAITQVMLLANPLKVKVRLRYKLTFTLGAQSCTEVGEVNEFPTADTLGALPDNSESPKTGFEEGCQGQRLVLMNDNTWNCNH